One window from the genome of Pyrus communis chromosome 16, drPyrComm1.1, whole genome shotgun sequence encodes:
- the LOC137721377 gene encoding uncharacterized protein At5g41620: MEREEKGAESERKKEGGVMVKKLKRVVLVRKRGGLSSSTPPPIWRLDDFSSQSRRKPTSEFLIPHSAASLSARKLCSSVWEIEQMSKAGGRLRRKQQRRNGIGISRPLVEVESPAGSLRDQPASARSLRRLVSALSIQHHQSVESNGCALQPRSPATCSSLEVAPYKGRMGESSRSFKTSTELLKVLNRIWTLEEQHASNISLVKALKVELDHSHARIEELLHEKQSDRQKMDDLMKHVTENKLVWKNKDQDRIKATVQLLRDELEGERKLRKHSESLHRKLARELSEVKSSFSNALRELERERKARILLENLCDEFANGIKEYEQEVRSLKQKPEKGHSGMTSSDRLILHLSEAWLDERMQMKIPEAQSDLAERNTIVDKLGFDIETFLQAKRSVESKKNGKLSPEELKGNCSRRQSLESLPLNEATSAPQHVADEDTTDNDSHPLEAGKSASGKQIKRSSRQRKKNVAEGQYEGMARSYSVREKLSKENTKANSLSGLQGQYEERMARSMSYNANRSESADREHGEITEVGAENQALIENLEESEYCDLITGLQEIQSKRLRARGMKSSHPESNRRVEACVQPVYTGNASPVQQWMSKLGTPDFGKSQSSLEWPPGLDENTLMAKLLEARLEAKRPRMKTSKGPL, translated from the exons atggagagagaggaaaaaggTGCAGAAAGTGAAAGGAAAAAGGAAGGGGGAGTGATGGTGAAAAAGTTGAAACGGGTTGTGTTGGTGAGGAAAAGAGGAGGGCTTTCCTCCAGTACGCCACCACCCATTTGGAGGCTCGACGATTTCTCTTCTCAGAGTCGCAGAAAACCCACCTCAGAATTCCTCATCCCTCACTCCGCAGCGTCACTCTCTGCCAGAAAGCTCTGTTCCTCCGTCTGGGAAATTGAGCAAATGAGCAAGGCCGGCGGTCGGCTCCGCCGCAAGCAGCAGAGGAGAAATGGGATTGGGATTTCCAGGCCTCTGGTGGAGGTTGAGAGTCCTGCTGGCTCACTTCGTGACCAG CCAGCAAGTGCAAGAAGCTTGAGAAGGCTTGTATCAGCACTGTCGATACAGCACCATCAATCAGTTGAGAGCAATGGTTGTGCTCTCCAACCCCGATCTCCTGCTACTTGTAGCTCATTGGAG gTGGCACCTTATAAGGGAAGGATGGGCGAATCAAGTCGTAGTTTTAAAACATCCACAGAATTACTCAAAGTACTAAATCGTATCTGGACTCTTGAAGAGCAACATGCATCTAATATATCATTGGTAAAAGCTTTGAAAGTGGAACTAGATCATTCTCATGCAAGAATTGAAGAGTTGTTGCATGAGAAGCAATCGGATAGGCAAAAAATGGATGACTTGATGAAGCATGTTACAGAAAATAAACTTGTTTGGAAGAATAAGGACCAAGACCGAATCAAAGCAACTGTCCAATTGCTCAGGGATGAGCTAGAAGGTGAGAGGAAGTTGAGAAAGCATTCAGAAAGCCTGCATAGGAAGCTAGCTAGAGAGCTCTCTGAAGTGAAATCTTCTTTCTCTAATGCTCTGAGAGAGCTTGAAAGGGAGAGAAAAGCACGTATCCTATTAGAAAACTTGTGCGATGAGTTTGCCAATGGAATAAAAGAGTATGAACAAGAGGTGCGATCCCTGAAGCAAAAGCCCGAGAAGGGTCACAGTGGTATGACCAGCTCAGACAGATTAATTCTCCATCTTTCGGAAGCATGGCTTGATGAACGGATGCAAATGAAGATACCAGAAGCTCAGAGCGACCTTGCAGAGAGGAATACAATTGTGGACAAGTTAGGTTTTGATATAGAAACCTTTCTTCAGGCTAAACGATCTGTTGAGTCAAAGAAAAATGGTAAATTATCCCCAGAGGAGCTGAAGGGAAATTGCTCACGTCGGCAGTCATTAGAGTCCCTTCCATTGAATGAAGCTACAAGTGCACCACAGCATGTAGCTGACGAAGATACTACCGACAATGATTCACACCCTTTAGAAGCAGGCAAGAGTGCCAGTGGAAAACAAATCAAGCGCAGCTCTAGACAgcgaaaaaaaaatgttgcagaAGGCCAATATGAAGGAATGGCGAGATCTTATTCTGTGAGGGAGAAGCTATCAAAGGAGAACACTAAGGCTAATAGTTTGTCTGGTTTGCAAGGGCAGTATGAAGAACGTATGGCCAGAAGCATGTCCTATAATGCAAACAGAAGCGAGTCTGCAGATAGGGAACATGGTGAAATCACTGAAGTGGGAGCAGAAAATCAGGCTCTGATTGAGAATCTTGAAGAATCTGAGTACTGTGATTTAATCACAGGTCTACAAGAAATACAAAGTAAACGGCTTAGGGCACGTGGAATGAAATCCAGTCATCCTGAAAGTAACCGCAGGGTGGAAGCTTGTGTTCAGCCTGTGTATACAGGTAATGCTAGTCCAGTACAGCAATGGATGTCAAAACTAGGAACCCCAGATTTTGGAAAATCTCAGTCTTCTTTGGAATGGCCTCCGGGACTTGACGAAAATACCTTGATGGCAAAACTACTAGAAGCCAGGTTGGAAGCAAAGCGCCCTCGCATGAAAACTTCCAAGGGGCCTCTCTAG
- the LOC137719793 gene encoding putative phosphatidylinositol 4-phosphate 5-kinase 11: MELLQEELSPDDFKATKTNCIKYTRQDSIHGAYFTNDFEWKDYSPAVFRRLLELDSIISYDDYLLTVCGDDTLRAVSLPGRYGRVYILPGDKRLVIKTLRKSEKQVYLEMLPNYYRHVKKYGASLLKRLYGLHVIRPPGGIKVYFAVCASVMPSELCLYKCYDLKGSSVGRARNRLHVHDTAILKDLDFDFCFYLDPLVHARLLAQIKYDCEFLEAEGIMDYSLLLGMHIDTSRSREGSIDERNSRSFDAKKQTDDTYEDDETSSELTLADICDLIDRPGFKFGDRLPARAVRAFNNEMESKSYRSSRSQECFNVLLFFGIIDFCQNYNMKKRIEHAFKAIKYDSKSINTVNPKAYSSRFQEFLSEVFLPEESDDFDLNQQVPSAPSKSDP, translated from the exons ATGGAGCTTCTGCAAGAAGAGCTTTCACCAGATGACTTCAAAGCTACCAAAACAAACTGTATAAAGTATACCAGGCAGGACTCGATACATGGAGCTTACTTCACAAATGACTTTGAATGGAAGGATTACAGTCCTGCAGTTTTCAG ACGTTTGCTGGAGCTTGACAGTATAATTAGTTATGATGACTACCTGCTTACAGTATGTGGAGATGACACTCTAAGGGCGGTTTCTTTACCAGGACGGTACGGTAGGGTGTATATATTGCCTGGTGACAAACGCTTAGTGATTAAAACTCTGCGGAAATCAGAAAAGCAG GTGTACCTAGAAATGCTTCCAAACTATTACCGCCATGTTAAGAAGTACGGGGCCTCACTTTTGAAAAGACTGTATGGACTTCATGTTATCAGGCCACCGGGAGGTATCAAG GTTTACTTTGCGGTTTGCGCAAGTGTAATGCCGTCAGAACTTTGCTTATATAAGTGCTATGATCTCAAAGGCTCTTCAGTAGGTAGAGCCCGCAACAGATTACACGTCCACGACACGGCCATACTTAAGGATCTCGATTTTGATTTTTGCTTTTACCTGGATCCATTGGTCCATGCTCGGCTCTTAGC ACAAATCAAGTATGACTGCGAGTTTTTGGAGGCCGAGGGCATCATGGATTATAGCTTATTGCTTGGTATGCACATAGATACTTCGCGTTCACGGGAAG GTTCAATTGATGAAAGAAATTCCAGAAGTTTTGATGCCAAAAAGCAAACAGATGATACTTATGAAGACGATGAAACCTCATCAGAGTTAACTCTTGCCGATATCTGCGATCTAATTGACAG GCCTGGTTTTAAATTTGGCGACAGACTGCCAGCACGCGCTGTCCGAGCCTTCAATAATGAAATGGAGAGTAAATCATATAGGTCCAGCAGATCACAGGAATGCTTCAATGTTCTTTTGTTCTTTGGAATAATAGACTTTTGTCAGAATTACAATATGAAGAAACGCATTGAGCATGCTTTCAAGGCAATCAAATATGACTCTAAGTCCATCAATACTGTGAACCCCAAAGCCTATTCTTCTCGCTTTCAAGAGTTTCTGAGCGAAGTATTTCTGCCCGAAGAGTCGGATGACTTTGATCTCAACCAGCAGGTTCCTTCTGCTCCTTCAAAATCTGACCCTTAA